DNA from Kitasatospora acidiphila:
GAGGCGAGCCCGCCGGCGACCAGCCAGGCGTAGAAGCGGGGGCCGAAGGTGGCGAAGCCGGCGGGGTCGAGGAGGGTGAGGGAGGCGGTCCGCCGGGGTGCTGGATCTGGTGGCCCAGGGCGAGCCAACCGCCGTAGGAGCAGCCGACCAGGTGAGCGGACGTCACCTCCAGTGCGGCCAGCAGCTCTTCCAGCCACGCGGCGCCGTCCCGCCCGTCCGCGATCGGGGCGGTCTGCACGCTCGCGCCCGGTTCGCCGATGGTGTCGACGGCGATCAGCGGGTGCCGCCGGCTCAGCGGATCGATGTATCGGTGCCACATCAGCGAGTTTCCGCCCGACCCGGGCAGCAGCACGACGGGCTCCCCCCGCTGCGGGCCGGTCCGGTAGACGCGGGTGGTGCCGAAGGCGGTCGGGACGTCGACGGCGGTGCGCGGGCCAGGCCACAGCTCTGCCAGCGTCCGCTCGTAGGCGGTGCGGAATCGGTCCTCGGCCTTGGCGTTCTTGAACTGGCTGATTCGCATGATACATCTGTATCACGGCATGATACGGGTGTACCAGGGAGGTATCGCAGTATGACCGCGCGAGTCGAACACGAGGAACGCCGGCGCCAGATCGCCGAAGCGCTGCTACGGATCGCCGACACCCAGGGCCTGCAGTCGGCCAGCATGCGCGCGGTCGCCGCCGAGGCCGGCGTCTCGCTCCGGCTGGTGCAGTACTACTTCACGACCAAGGAAGGCCTGCTCCTCGACGCCCTGGAGCGCCTCGGCGCCCAACTCCAGGCCCGCATGGCCCAGTGGATCACCGCGGCCGGCACCCCGCCCACCCCGCGCGGCAACGTGACGGCGGTGCTGTCCTGCATCCTGCCCACGGACGCCGAGAGCCGCCGGATCGCCAGGACCTACGCCGCTTACTACGCACTGGTGTTGAACGATCCCGAGGTGCTCGCCAAGCACGGCGCCGCCCAGCCCGACCTGCTGGAGGGGTTCCTCACCAAGCAGATCCGCGCGGCCCAGGAAGCCGGGGAGGTCGACGCGGCGAGGAACCCCGAGATGACGGCCGCCG
Protein-coding regions in this window:
- a CDS encoding TetR/AcrR family transcriptional regulator, producing MTARVEHEERRRQIAEALLRIADTQGLQSASMRAVAAEAGVSLRLVQYYFTTKEGLLLDALERLGAQLQARMAQWITAAGTPPTPRGNVTAVLSCILPTDAESRRIARTYAAYYALVLNDPEVLAKHGAAQPDLLEGFLTKQIRAAQEAGEVDAARNPEMTAAGLLAMVNGLGSSVLGGQRDGEAALAILRHHLEELFEG
- a CDS encoding alpha/beta fold hydrolase, yielding MRISQFKNAKAEDRFRTAYERTLAELWPGPRTAVDVPTAFGTTRVYRTGPQRGEPVVLLPGSGGNSLMWHRYIDPLSRRHPLIAVDTIGEPGASVQTAPIADGRDGAAWLEELLAALEVTSAHLVGCSYGGWLALGHQIQHPGGPPPSPSSTPPASPPSAPASTPGWSPAGSPPPRRARSAPGWPGWWATARSWRPN